GCAGTGGTGTGACCCAGTGCCTCACACTGGAGAAGTTCCGGAGTGGCTGGTGGCTTTAGAGTGGAATGATGGTGAAAGGCCATAGGGCTCTGGATATCTTATGAGCCTGGATCCTGAAGGAGTCGGGACCCTGAAGTGTGGGGTTAGTATCTCCGTGTGAGTTGGTGTGTCCTGGGATGGGGGTACTGAATGGGTGCTTAGAAAGGCTGTGTGAGAATGAGTGTGGGCGTAGTGGACAAGCAGTGTCTGCTGAGGTCGGCCTAAAACATGTGGGCTGGTCGAAGCATGATGAGAGTGTCACTCAGGCAGAGGATGGGAAATGTGAAGTGATGGTGGGTATGGAGGTAAGGGTCACGTACTTTTGAGGTAGTACATCTGTGCCAGCAGGTGAGTGGAGTATGACTTCGTGTGCGACAGTATGGGTGTAAGACCGAGGGCGTGCGGTGTGTAAACGATAATGGGTGTGGCATGGAAATATATCTATGAGGAGTGCGCGCGCCTGTGTACTTGAGTTAGGGCTCAGGGATGATTTGCCAACCCTTTACCTTTGGTCCTCCTAGCAAGACCCGGCGCAGCAGGTCGGCCACGACGCGAGTGAGGGTGTTCCTCGCGCGCACTGGACACAGCATGGCTCTCAACTTCGGGCCACTGCAGCGCGGCACCCTGAACCGCCCCCCTGGCTTGCTGCCTTTGCTGCAGTGCGCCCTCCCTGCCACCCTGCTGCGGGCCCGCCCCCGGCCGGCTTGGAGCCAACCGTAgtccgccccgccccgccctcaTTTGCATATGACTGACGTTCCCCCGGGGTGGCCAATGGGGGTGGGCGCGGCGGGGCCTGACCCGCGCGCGGCGTCAGCAGCCAATGGGCTCAAGCGTAGGGGGCCGGGCTTGCGCGGAAGGCCGNNNNNNNNNNNNNNNNNNNNNNNNNNNNNNNNNNNNNNNNNNNNNNNNNNNNNNNNNNNNNNNNNNNNNNNNNNNNNNNNNNNNNNNNNNNNNNNNNNNNNNNNNNNNNNNNNNNNNNNNNNNNNNNNNNNNNNNNNNNNNNNNNNNNNNNNNNNNNNNNNNNNNNNNNNNNNNNNNNNNNNNNNNNNNNNNNNNNNNNNNNNNNNNNNNNNNNNNNNNNNNNNNNNNNNNNNNNNNNNNNNNNNNNNNNNNNNNNNNNNNNNNNNNNNNNNNNNNNNNNNNNNNNNNNNNNNNNNNNNNNNNNNNNNNNNNNNNNNNNNNNNNNNNNNNNNNNNNNNNNNNNNNNNNNNNNNNNNNNNNNNNNNNNNNNNNNNNNNNNNNNNNNNNNNNNNNNNNNNNNNNNNNNNNNNNNNNNNNNNNNNNNNNNNNNNNNNNNNNNNNNNNNNNNNNNNNNNNNNNNNNNNNNNNNNNNNNNNNNNNNNNNNNNNNNNNNNNNNNNNNNNNNNNNNNNNNNNNNNNNNNNNNNNNNNNNNNNNNNNNNNNNNNNNNNNNNNNNNNNNNNNNNNNNNNNNNNNNNNNNNNNGGGGGGGGGCATGCGGCGACGGCCTCCCGCTCCCCCCGGGCCGGAGCGGCGACGGCCAAGGAGCGTGTTACGGGCAGAGCGGTGTCAGCCGCTGAGGAGGTGCGAGCCCCTGTCGGGCTCCCGCCGCTCCGGACCATGTACTCGGCCCACAGGCCCCTCATCCCCGCGTCCGGCGCGGCCTCTCGTGGCCTCGGCATGTTCGGTCAGTAGCGTCCCGCACTGGGACTGCAGGGGTCAAGGTGTCGGGGTGCTAAGTGCGGAATATCGGCTATGGGATGTAGTACCTGCACGGTGGAGGGAGAGTAAAGGGATGGCAGAGAAAGTTTGGAATCTAGCGGGGCCGAGTGGTTAGTGATGGCAGGTGTGCGTGTAGCCGAGCAGTGGGAGTGAGGAGTGGGGCGTACGTGGAGACAGGTGTGGTGCTCAAGTGACGGGTGGAACAGATCGGTTGTGATTGGTGTAAGGGCAACAGAGTAACAGGCTTTGAAGTCTGCCTTAGAATAGACTTGAGTCCTGCTGGTGGAAGATGTGGAATGAGGACAGGGATGGGGGCTTAGAGGAGTGGTCTAAGGACAGGTTTGGTGGGAAGCACCACCTCTCAGAACAGTCTGTGGGTAGCAGTGTTTGTGATGTGATGAGAGGGCGGGAGAGGCACACCTGGAGGGTGACACACTAGGACAAGCATAGGACCAGAGGACTGCCCCATTGTCTGCTTGGCCTCCACTCCCTATTTCAAGAAAGCTAGGAGGGCTTAATAAGAAAGATCTTCGTGGAGATAGAAACACATCCAGGGCCTTGCAGGCTGTCTTGGGGTTGGAGTCCCCAGATGGTTTTGGGGCCCCTAGGGGTGGGGGCCAGGGATGTTAGGAATCTTGAGTGTCTTCCAGTTTTGTTTCCCTGCTTCCCTGTTCTTCCCACTTTCCTTTAGGGCTCCTTTGTCAGTCCCTCAGAATCAGGTCTTGAGGTCAATTCTTCTTATAGTGCTCTCCCAGACTAGATTTCTGGAGGTATTGGGGTGGGGTCACCTCAGGTCAGGTTGCTCTGGAGCAGGGGGTGGTAGGGAATGATGGATATCAGAGATAGGGCggttccctccttccctcttccccccctGAGCAGGGGCCTCTCTCCTCTGCTGGTTCCACTTCCCCTGGAGTCTGCGGCCTGGCAATGTGGGGAAGCTCACTGATAGCCTTGCTTTTCAGTTCCAGCAGGCGTGGTCCCAGCTCAGGATCATGTACTTTCCCACCCAGCTTTCAGGTGGAGGTGGGCCTCGGTGTTGTACCTCCCAAAATTCTACTGGTGATGGAAATATCTCCCTGTCTATCACCTCAAGCAAACACCTGGCACTTCAGCCTTCTCTGGGCAGGAATAACAACAATTCTCTCCTCTGTCCCATTGTCCCTGCTTTTTTTTCTGGGGAGTTTACCACACCCTCCATCTTTCTGGGCAAGGAGACTGGACACTGGGCATGAGATAAGCCCAGGAGTTTCCAGGGAGAGAAGCTTCTTACTGGGTGTCGGAGTCTGTTTAGGAGACAAAAGAAGGGAGCCACCTGGACCCCACCCAGGAAGGGCAGGTCTAGTTCTCTGGGGACTGGTtgtgggaggggggaaggggcaAAGAGGGTGTTATTCACTGTGGGGCTGTTCGAGATTCCAGGCCCTGAAAATGAGTAGACAGAAGGGGAAATAGGGCCATTAacctgaagagaaggaggagcgtGAGACCAAGGTGAGGGGCTATGTCAGATGGCAGCTTAGTTGCTGAGAATGTGATGCCATGGTTATACGGAGGATTGTCCAGTCTTGCAAAGGTCTTAGGACATGAGAGTGGGGGAATGGCAGCTGAGAGTGACCTGGTTTGTGGCAGGAGCCAGTTCCTCTGGCTTGGTCCCTAGTGGCAGGGCtggtggaggctgggaggaggagtgggaCGTGAgtgctgtttctctttcctgcttctctttcctttttttaaaatctatagaCCTTTTAGGgatttttctcccccccccccccccgagtgaTATCTCACTTTACTGACCCCAGAGGCGTGGGGTATAAAGACTGGGTGGAGCCACTTCACACAGTTGGAGAATGAGATTAAGTTGTGGTGGAGGTTAGGGCCAAGCTCTCCTGGCATCCAGCTCACATGGCTCCTTCCCACAGTGTGGACAAATGTGGAACCTCGTTCTGTGGCTGTGTTCCCCTGGCACTCCTTAGTCCccttcctggcacccagccagCCCGACCCCTCTGTGCAGCCGAGTGAGGCCCAGCAACCTGCCAGCCACCCTGTGGCCTCCAACCAGAGCAAAGGTAAGGGATAGGGACTATGGGAATGCTTGGGCATGGGAGTCCAGGTAGCCCAGGCGCCCTCTCATAGACTGTTCTGCTCCTAGAACCTGCTGAATCAGCTGCTGTTGCTCATGAGCAGCCACCAGGAGGTGCAGGGAGTGCTGACCCTGGGCGGCCCCCTGGAGCCACATGCCCTGAGAGCCCAGGGCCTGGACCTCCACTCACTTTGGGGGGTGTGGATCCTGGTAAAAGTCTTCCTCCCACCACTGAGGAGGAAGCTCCCGGGCCCCCAGGAGAGCCCCGGTTGGACAGCGAGACCGAGAGTGATCATGATGATGCGTGAGTTCTCAGGGCCTGGCTAGGTCAGGGTAGTGGGGGATGCAGAATTGAACACATGCTCTTCACTGGCTCTGATGCTTTCCACAGCTTCCTCTCCATCATGTCTCCCGagattcagctgcctctgccacctggaaAGCGCCGCACCCAGTCCCTGAGTGCCCTGCCCAAGGAACGAGACTCATCTTCTGAGAAGGATGGACGAAGTCCTAACAAGGTACCTAAGCAAGCTTTGCAACCCTGTGGACACCAAGCCTGTACCCCAGTCCTAACTGATCTTCTCTGGGCTTTGTTAACTACAGCGGGAGAAGGACCATATCCGTCGGCCCATGAATGCCTTCATGATCTTCAGCAAGCGGCACCGGGCCTTGGTCCACCAGCGGCACCCCAACCAGGATAACCGAACTGTCAGCAAGATCCTGGGAGAGTGGTGGTATGCCCTGGGGCCCAAGGAGAAGCAGAAATACCACGATCTAGCCTTCCAGGTAATTCTTCCTCTCCTTGgctcttcccagtgttctctggTGGGGCGCTGAGTGAAGGGTCGCCCTGCCCTTTCCTGCCAGGTGAAAGAGGCCCACTTCAAGGCCCACCCAGATTGGAAGTGGTGCAACAAGGACCGAAAGAAATCCAGCTCAGAGGCCAAGCCCGCGAGCCTGGGGCTGGCAGGAGGGCACAAGGAGACGCGGGAACGGAGCATGTCGGAGACGGGAACTGCTGCTGCCCCTGGGGGTTAGTCAGCTCCTTGGCTCTCCCCCTGCCACCTCTCCCTGAGGGCTGCCAGCCTTCCCCTTGCTTGCTCAACCCCTTTCTGAGCAACTTGTCTTCTTTGTTGCTTTTGAGGACTCATCCACAAAGAAACTGGCAGTTGTTTTATGAATGAGCCAGGGAGATGCAGAAAGGAGACCCAAATACAAATCATTGCTTACTGctatttattgagcatttactaCGTGATCAAAAAGTAGTCCTCTTTTTCCAGATGAAGAAATAGCCTCAGAGATGCCAAGTCACTTGATTAAAGTCCTGGGCTAATAACAACCACCACAACCAAGATTTAAGCCCTAGCTTGGCTTCCCCAGAACCATAGTTGGAACCATTGCCACTCACTATGCCCTGGATTGGCTGCTTCTAGGAGTTCTGGGGTACTTTGGGGTTTTAATGCTGTTGCCTTCTGTGAGAGTGGGAAATCTTACTGCTCCTCTCACATAGAAACACTAAGGCTCAGACAGACCAGTGGTTAACTAACAGCTAAGACCTCCTGGACCAATGTCCAGGCTTGCTCACTCAGAGAATGTCTGCTTCCAGGAACGGGCTTGCTCCCTGCAGGGCCAGAGGACAGAAACTTGCAGGGAAGAGATGTTGAGCTGGAGACTGGTGCTTTCCCTCTACCAAGTGGCTCAGGGTCTCCAGTCTGCTTCTGCCCAGGACATAGACACATCTGTGAGAAGTTGGGCTGGTTCAGGTGCTGTAGTCATGGCGCTGTGACAGCTCTTGACAACTTCTGCTTTACAGtgtcctctgagctcctgtcCGTTGCAGCCCAGACACTCCTGAGCTCCGACACGAAGGCTCCAGGGAGTGGCCCCTGTGGAGCAGAACGACTACATGCGGTTGGGGGACCTGGCTCAGCTCGACCCAGAGCCTTCTCCCACAGTGGGGTGCACAGTCTTGATGGTGGGGAAGTGGACAGCCAGGCACTACAAGAACTGACCCAGGTTGGAGGCACAGGTCACCAAGGAGGTGGGGTAAGGAGGGTTGTGTGAGCCAGCAGACCCAACTAAATCCTCCCTGCCACCTGTCCCACAGATGGTTTCTGGCCCCACATCATACTCCGGCCCAAAGCCTTCCCCTCAGTTTGGCGCTCCAGGATCTTTTGCAGCTCCTGGTGAAGGAGGTACCATGGCCACTAGTGGGAGACCCCCACTGTTGCCCTCCAGAGCCTCTCGTTCCCAGCGCGCAGCCAGTGAGGACATGACCAGTGACGAGGAACGCATGGTCATCTGTGAGGAAGAAGGGGATGATGATGTCATCGGTGAGTAGGGCAGGGTTACAGTCCTAGAGGGGCCCTGGATCAAAGGCCAGTGGGTGACCAGAATCCAGGTCCTTAGACTCCTCCAGTTCTTTTCCAAGTTTGTTTTTAGCTGTATAACGTCAATTCTGCTTTGCCCAAAGAAGCTGCCAGCCATACAGGAAACCCAAGGACATGGGTGTCATTAGCAGAGCACTAGATGCTCTTCCCAGTGTACATTTCAAGTGACTTTGGTCagatgcacagagccctgggctcAGGACTGTCCTCCAGGGCCCCCTTTGTCCTGCCCTACTGCTACCGTTGTTGCCTTCCACTCACTAGCCTGCTTGGCCTAGAGCTGAAGCCAGAGCTCAGATCCTCTTTCAGACTGTTTCCTCCTGGGTAGTTCTATACTCAGTCTCTTCCCTACACTGTCCCTCTACTTCCTCAGCTGATGACAGTTTTGGCACCACTGACATTGATCTCAAGTGCAAGGAGCGGGTGACTGACAGTGAGAGTGGAGACAGCTCTGGGGAGGACCCAGAGGGCAGCAAGGTGAGGCGTGTTGGGAGCTGGGGTATGATGCTGTCTCGTCACTCTCAGAACTCCTGGGTGCTTGACCCAGGGGGAGAATTGGGTCTGAAGAAAGCAAGCTTCTTGGCTCATGGGCAATTGGGTCACATCCAGGATGAGTTGGCCTTCAGTTGGCAGGGGTACTTTTGGCTGGCCCGGCTTACAAGCAGGCAGGGGTTCCTGGCATAGGGGTCCAGCTCTCTACACTCCCTGACTTGGGTTTCTCTTTCCTTAACCCAGGGCTTTGGCCGTAAGGTGTTCTCACCTGTCATCCGCTCCTCTTTTACCCATTGCCGTCCAACCCTGGACCCTGAGCCTCCAGGGCCCCCGGATCCACCTGCAGCCTTCAGCAAAGGCTATggccccaccccatcctcctcctcctcacctgcTTCCACCTCAGTTTCAACCTCCTTTTCACTGGGCTCTGGAACCTTTAAGACCCAGGAGTCTGGTCAGGGCAGCACAGCAGTCCCACTGCGGCCCCCACCTCCTGGAGCTGGGGGCCCAACAACACCTTCCAAAGCCACTCGCTTTCTTCCTACGGATCCTGCCACCTTCCGGCGCAAGAGACCCGAAAGTGTTGGTAGTCTGGAGGCCCCAGGCCCCTCGGTCATTGCAGCACCTCCCATTGGGGGAGGAAACATTCTGCAAACACTGGTTCTACCTCCAAGCAAGGAGGAACGGGAGGGCAGTGGTGCACGAGTGCCCTCAGCCCCAGCTCCATCACTGGCCTATGGGGCTCCAGCAGCCCCTCTGTCCCGTCCTGCTGCCACCATGGTCACCAATGTGGTACGACCTGTCAGCAGCACTCCTGTGCCCATTGCCTCAAAGCCCTTTCCCACCTCTGGCCGGGCTGAGGCATCTTCAAATGACACAGGTGCCAGGACTGAAATGGGCACTGGATCTCGGGTACCTGGAGGCTCCCCATTGGGTGTCAGTTTAGTGTATTCGGATAAGAAGTCAGCAGcagccacctcaccagctccACACTTGGTAGCTGGACCCCTGTTGGGCACTGTGGGGAAGGCACCTGCTACTGTCACCAACCTGCTGGTGGGCACCCCAGGCTATGGGGCTCCTGCATCATCTGCTGTTCAGTTTATTGCCCAGGGAGCCCCAGGCAGTGTGACCCCTGCAGGCTCAGGAGCAAGTGCTGGGAATGGCCCCAATGGGCCAGTACCCCTGGGCATCCTGCAGCCAGGTGCCCTAGGCAAGGCTGGGGGAATCACCCAGGTGCAGTACATCCTGCCCACACTGCCCCAGCAGCTTCAAGTGGCACCTGCCCCAGCACCAGCCCCTGGGACCAAGGCAGCAGCTCCCAGTGGCCCTGTACCCACCACCAGCATTCGTTTCACCCTCCCTCCGGGCACCTCAACCAACGGCAAGGTCCTGGCTGCCACTGCACCCACTGCTGGCATCCCTATCCTGCAGTCTGTACCTTCCGCCCCGCCCCCTAAAGGTGAGACCTGAGTTGGGTTTTGTAAGGACTTGGGTCACAAAAGTCTGTTTGATTGTCTTGTaaacttttcttttgttgcttcttCTAGCCCAGTCAGTTTCTCCAGTCCAGGCCACACCCTCGGGTGGCTCAGCCCAGCTGCTTCCTGGGAAGGTGCTAGTTCCCCTGGCTGCCCCTAGCGTGTCAGTTCGAGGTGGAGGGGCTGGCCAGCCACTGCCCCTGGTTAGCTCACCTTTCTCAGTACCTGTCCAAAATGGTGCCCAGCAACCTAGCAAGGTAAGGCACTCTGGTAGTGGCTTCACTTCTCTTCACTGTTGGCTGTCATCCTTGTGTTCACCCGTGTTGCTGCTTTTTCTGGTCTCCATTTTTCTCTGGAAATTGGGTTGGTGgtttgttcgtgtgtgtgtgtgtgtgtttcatttatctatttaactGAAGCTTGGGGATCAACATTTATTAGAGTTTAAGAGAGAAATAACAGGGCAAGCAGGCTGTACATCCTGGCAgttgctgggaaggaggaagagagaaagacctGCCTTTTGAGTAAGGATTTAGCAATGGAGGTCTGTGGGCTGATGCAGAAAATGAGTTggggctgggtatggtggcacccATTTACTTCTGGCACTCAGGAGACGGGCAAGTGGACATCTgggtgagtttaaggccagttttCTACATGAGTCCCAGGCCCACCTGTCTCAGAAAGGGGGCAGAGatgagggggaaatgggagagagagagagagagaatacttgttcttgcagaggacctgggttcccagcaccatgcTACTACCTGGAGGTGCACAGCAATCTGTATTTCCAGTTCCAGGCGaccagacgccctcttctggcttccacaagcactgcatgcacacagtacacatgtaaatgtgcaggcaaaacatccacacattaaaaataaaattaaaaagtcttcaaaaatagaaggaaaaagttGGGGATGTTCAGAGAAATACCAGAGTGTCTGGGAAAACAAGCTTAGGAGTTTGGTCCATATCCTAAGAGGGAGaggtaaaatgaaaacattttagttagaactcaggaaagcaggcaggcTTAGCAGTGAAGATTTGTGAGCAGATgcctgttttttaaatgtttctgtgcAGCCCACTGTTTCCTCAGTGCTCAATGTCTCTACCTGTTCATTATCTGGAtcctcctctgtggtctctgtccTGGTCTGACCTCAGGCTCTGAGTTCTCTGCTTTTGCTGAGCCTGCATTCCAGGCCTCAGTCAGCCCTGTCCTTTGGGGTCACATCTTACTCTAGTCTATGGGTGCTTTTGCCCACAGATTATCCAGCTGACTCCTGTGCCTGTGAGCACACCTAGCGGTCTGGTGCCACCCCTGAGCCCAGCCACAATACCGGGGCCCACATCACAGCCTCAGAAGGTCCTGTTGCCCTCTTCCACAAGGTGAGACCAGTTAAGCCCTTTCCTTCATTctaggccagacagtggtgggtTAGGGCCAGCCCATCTCACTtcactcctcccctttcctctccggTGGCAGAATCACTTATGTGCAGTCAGCAGGTGGGCACACTCTGCCTCTGGGTACCAGTACTGCATGCAGTCAGGCTGGAACAGTGACCTCATACGGGCCCACAAGCTCTGTAGCTCTGGGCTTCACATCGTTGGGGCCCAGTGGTCCTGCCTTCGTACAGCCCCTGCTCTCAGGTGAGGGCTGGCctggggagttgggggaggggttgaaACAGCTCCAGACCCTAACTTGGTTCCCTTCTCCTTTGTCTTCCTCCCAGCAGGCCAAGCTCCATTGCTGGCTCCTGGCCAGGTGGGCGTGTCACCTGTGCCTAGCCCCCAGTTGCCTCCTGCCTGCACAGCCCCTGGAGGTCCTGTCATAACAGCCTTTTACCCTGGCAGCCCTGCACCCACCTCAGCACCCCTGGGCCCACCTTCCCAAGCTCctccaagcctggtctacactgtggCCACCAGCACCACCCCACCTGCTGCTACCATTCTGCCCAAGGGCCCACCAGCCTCTGCCACTGCCACTCCAGCCCCTACTAGTCCTTTCCCTAGTGCCACAGGTGGGTGTCAGGGAAATTCTGGGGCAGGGTTTGTGCAAGTTGGGGGATTCAGGAAATGGGCTTCAGTGAGGTCTGGCTTAGTAGATGTTTTCTTCCTTATCATCAGGCTCCATGACCTACAGCTTAGTGGCTCCCAAGGCCCAGCGGCCCAGCCCAAAGGCCCCCCAGAAAGTGAAGGCAGCCATCGCCAGCATTCCCGTGGGGTCTTTTGAATCGGGTGCCACTGGGCGGCCTGGACCTACACCCCGACAGTCTATGGACTCTGGAGCAGTCCGAGAGCCAGCTGCCCCAGAATCAGAGCTTGAGGGGCAGCCCACACCCCCagtccccccacctcctccagaGACCTGGCCTCCTAATGCCCGGAACAGCCCCCCACCACCCCTGCCTGCTGAGGAGCGACCTGGCACCAAAGGCCCTGAGACTGTAAGTATCTAGCTGGGTGGGGACTCCCCTAGTTCTGGTCTTGCTACTTGCTTCTTTCTCCGTGTGTCTCCTGCCTGATCGCTGTATACCATCCTATTAGGGAGCTGCATTCTGGGCATCCTGGCCTTCAGAGGCCAAGGCTTTGTCTCATCTTCCATCTTGCATCATCTTGTTTCTGGCTATTGGCTCATGAGCTCACCTACATCACTCcctttttgtgtctgggtctcTAGCCTAAACTGGCCTAATATTCATAGCagtactgagtgctgggattacaggcatgagtccctgtgacttttttttttttttttttaatcccaataCATCTAAGTCCAGTATTCTTGCCTGTCCCCACCCCAGGCCAGCAAATTCCCCAGCTCATCTTCAGATTGGCGAGTTCCTGGGCTGGGCCTGGAGAGCCGTGGggagcctcccactcctcctagcccagctcctgctccagccacaGCCCCTAGTGgaagcagcagtggcagcagcgAGGGCAGTAGTGGGAGGGCAGCTGGGGACACACCTGAGCGCAAAGAAGTGACTAGTTCTGGCAAGAAGATGAAGGTGCGACCCCCACCCCTGAAGAAGACCTTTGACTCTGTGGACAAGTGAGCAGGGGTTGGGATATTGGCAGACTGCCTAGGGCTTGGTGGGAGAAGGGACAGCTGCAGACCAAGACCATAGAGGTGACCCTGCTGGCCTTTCAGCAGGGTCCTGTCAGAAGTGGACTTTGAAGAGCGGTTTGCTGAGCTACCTGAGTTTCGGCCAGAGGAGGTGCTGCCCTCACCCACCCTGCAGTCTCTGGCCACCTCACCTCGGGCTATCCTTGGCTCCTACCgcaagaagaggaagaattcTACTGGTAAAGCAGCCCTGGCTcttaagaaagtgtgtgtgttgtgagggCAGGCCAGAGGCCACCTCCACTAAAGCCTAGTCTGCTTATTTGGCTAGACCTGGACTCAGCGCCTGAGGACCCCACCTCGCCCAAGCGCAAGATGAGGAGACGTTCGAGCTGCAGCTCAGAGCCCAACACCCCCAAGAGTGCCAAGTGCGAGGGTGACATCTTCACCTTTGACCGTACAGGTACCAGTATTTAGGAGACTAAGGGCTTCCAGGGGTGGTGGTGTCATGAGGGTAGCCAGGGAGGCTCAGTCAAGGCTGACCTCTATTAAGAGCTGGCAAGACTTAGTGGGCACTTGGACAATGGCAAGGAGTGTGGGGGTCTCTGCTGCAGCCTTGACTGAACTCCCTTTCCTGGGAAGGTACTGAAACTGAGGATGTGCTTGGAGAGCTGGAGTATGAGAAAGTGCCCTACTCATCACTGCGGCGCACCCTGGACCAACGACGGGCCCTGGTCATGCAGCTCTTCCAGGACCATGGCTTCTTCCCATCAGGTGAGCAAGTCTTACACTTGGGAATTTCATGGGGACTCGACCACATTTCTCACCATCTTTCTGTTTCCAGCCCAGGCCACAGCAGCCTTCCAAGCCCGCTATGCAGACATCTTCCCTTCCAAAGTGTGTCTGCAATTGAAGATTCGGGAGGTTCGCCAGAAGATCATGCAGGCAGCCACTCCCACAGAGCAGCCCCCTGGGGCTGAGCCCCCCCTCCCTGGA
The genomic region above belongs to Microtus ochrogaster isolate Prairie Vole_2 linkage group LG4, MicOch1.0, whole genome shotgun sequence and contains:
- the Cic gene encoding protein capicua homolog isoform X5; its protein translation is MMKPMKKVCPGLAGSASGSKSPPATRAKALRRRGAGEGDKPEEEDEEAQPQDQTGPEEAEEGEEEETERDPGAEGPPPELQPNDPTPGLAEDPKGDGEAGRWEPSLSRKTATFKSRAPKKKYVEEHGAGTGGAIGAPEEYEQTPEDASALGVPPRPPTSTRSSSTDTASEHSADLEDEPAEACGPVPWPSGGTTGGYDLRQLRSQRVLARRGDGLFLPAVVRQVRRSQDLGVQFPGDRALTFYDGLSGGGVDVVLDAMPPPGALMVGTAVCTCVEPGVAVYREGVVVEVAAKPAAYKVRFSASPSSHPGPPGTLPPTHQQPLHREPEEAVWVTRSSLRLLRPPWEPEALLRKHPAGPEEEQGEPGVTLPPCPSSSEPKQPEDAEVSNISFGSNLGTHCEEAEEKHPPALSTPVLLPLPPPQLLSPPPKSPAFAGPGRPGEQPSPCQEGSQAGSRSSSVASLEKGAAPAARARTPLTAAQQKYKKGDVVCTPNGIRKKFNGKQWRRLCSRDGCMKESQRRGYCSRHLSMRTKEMEGLADSGPGGTGRPAGVAAREGSTEFDWGDETSRDSEASSVAARGDSRPRLVAPADLSRFEFDECEAAVMLVSLGSSRSGTPSFSPVSTQSPFSPAPSPSPSPLFGFRPANFSPINASPVIQRTAVRSRHLSASTPKAGVLTPPDLGPHPPPPAPRERHSSGILPTFQTNLTFTVPISPGRRKTELLPHPGTLGAGGGGAAPDFPKSDSLDSGVDSVSHTPTPSTPAGFRAVSPAVPFSRSRQPSPLLLLPPPAGLTSDPGPSVRRVPAVQRDSPVIVRNPDVPLPSKFPGEVGTAGEARAGGPGRGCRETPVPPGVASGKPGLPPPLPAPVPITVPPAAPTAVAQPMPTLGLASSPFQPVAFHPSPAALLPVLVPSSYPSHPAPKKEVIMGRPGTVWTNVEPRSVAVFPWHSLVPFLAPSQPDPSVQPSEAQQPASHPVASNQSKEPAESAAVAHEQPPGGAGSADPGRPPGATCPESPGPGPPLTLGGVDPGKSLPPTTEEEAPGPPGEPRLDSETESDHDDAFLSIMSPEIQLPLPPGKRRTQSLSALPKERDSSSEKDGRSPNKREKDHIRRPMNAFMIFSKRHRALVHQRHPNQDNRTVSKILGEWWYALGPKEKQKYHDLAFQVKEAHFKAHPDWKWCNKDRKKSSSEAKPASLGLAGGHKETRERSMSETGTAAAPGVSSELLSVAAQTLLSSDTKAPGSGPCGAERLHAVGGPGSARPRAFSHSGVHSLDGGEVDSQALQELTQMVSGPTSYSGPKPSPQFGAPGSFAAPGEGGTMATSGRPPLLPSRASRSQRAASEDMTSDEERMVICEEEGDDDVIADDSFGTTDIDLKCKERVTDSESGDSSGEDPEGSKGFGRKVFSPVIRSSFTHCRPTLDPEPPGPPDPPAAFSKGYGPTPSSSSSPASTSVSTSFSLGSGTFKTQESGQGSTAVPLRPPPPGAGGPTTPSKATRFLPTDPATFRRKRPESVGSLEAPGPSVIAAPPIGGGNILQTLVLPPSKEEREGSGARVPSAPAPSLAYGAPAAPLSRPAATMVTNVVRPVSSTPVPIASKPFPTSGRAEASSNDTGARTEMGTGSRVPGGSPLGVSLVYSDKKSAAATSPAPHLVAGPLLGTVGKAPATVTNLLVGTPGYGAPASSAVQFIAQGAPGSVTPAGSGASAGNGPNGPVPLGILQPGALGKAGGITQVQYILPTLPQQLQVAPAPAPAPGTKAAAPSGPVPTTSIRFTLPPGTSTNGKVLAATAPTAGIPILQSVPSAPPPKAQSVSPVQATPSGGSAQLLPGKVLVPLAAPSVSVRGGGAGQPLPLVSSPFSVPVQNGAQQPSKIIQLTPVPVSTPSGLVPPLSPATIPGPTSQPQKVLLPSSTRITYVQSAGGHTLPLGTSTACSQAGTVTSYGPTSSVALGFTSLGPSGPAFVQPLLSAGQAPLLAPGQVGVSPVPSPQLPPACTAPGGPVITAFYPGSPAPTSAPLGPPSQAPPSLVYTVATSTTPPAATILPKGPPASATATPAPTSPFPSATGSMTYSLVAPKAQRPSPKAPQKVKAAIASIPVGSFESGATGRPGPTPRQSMDSGAVREPAAPESELEGQPTPPVPPPPPETWPPNARNSPPPPLPAEERPGTKGPETASKFPSSSSDWRVPGLGLESRGEPPTPPSPAPAPATAPSGSSSGSSEGSSGRAAGDTPERKEVTSSGKKMKVRPPPLKKTFDSVDNRVLSEVDFEERFAELPEFRPEEVLPSPTLQSLATSPRAILGSYRKKRKNSTDLDSAPEDPTSPKRKMRRRSSCSSEPNTPKSAKCEGDIFTFDRTGTETEDVLGELEYEKVPYSSLRRTLDQRRALVMQLFQDHGFFPSAQATAAFQARYADIFPSKVCLQLKIREVRQKIMQAATPTEQPPGAEPPLPGPPASGMAATPVPTPSPAGGPDPTSPGPDSGTAQAAPPLPPPPEPGQPGWDGAPQPSPPPSGPSTTATGR